The following proteins come from a genomic window of Acetivibrio cellulolyticus CD2:
- a CDS encoding sensor histidine kinase, which yields MREYKSMTENFTRKTKFSISSKIAATYMRGLIVSLFFCTLIIGGTLFISLIKNEWNKLEKTYSLLTNELKNSKDNDIKAPIYRVLGRQYTDLIIDEAKKEIRIIRSDDEIVFKETSGERLLCIFCRTKNELLLVYERRLSFKNKQYKIMLFGDIFEHVVLILRFLTISVGANLLVILFTVVFGIRHNSRVLKPIKDMTQTVKSISGSNLSLRINTEDVQDELSELAKTINGMMDKIENSYNRQQQFVSDASHELRTPIAVLQGYADMLDRWGKNDPNVLLEAISTIKSETNNMRELVEKLLFLARCDKSTLTFQKEDFDLSELLEEMVKDTEIIVNYHEIIKDIQAGIHIHADRNRIKQAIRVFIDNAVKYTPEYGKIYIGLSKVKGDALISISDTGIGISSEDIFKIFDRFYRSDKSRTKEKGGSGLGLAIAKEIISGHNGKIKVRSKVDEGSEFSIYLSLQYE from the coding sequence ATGAGGGAATATAAAAGCATGACTGAAAACTTTACTAGAAAAACAAAGTTTTCAATCAGTTCTAAAATTGCAGCCACATATATGAGAGGATTGATTGTTTCTCTATTTTTTTGTACCTTGATTATCGGTGGTACGCTTTTTATTTCCCTCATTAAAAATGAATGGAACAAGCTTGAGAAAACTTATAGTTTACTGACAAATGAATTGAAGAATTCAAAAGATAATGATATAAAAGCTCCGATATACAGGGTGCTGGGACGTCAATACACAGACTTAATAATTGATGAAGCTAAGAAGGAAATACGGATTATTCGAAGTGATGATGAGATAGTTTTTAAGGAAACAAGCGGAGAGCGTTTACTTTGTATATTTTGTAGAACAAAAAATGAGTTGTTATTAGTTTATGAAAGAAGACTATCTTTCAAAAACAAGCAATATAAAATTATGTTGTTTGGAGATATTTTTGAGCATGTAGTTTTGATATTAAGATTTTTAACTATTTCTGTGGGAGCAAATCTGCTGGTAATTTTGTTTACAGTAGTATTTGGAATTAGGCACAACAGCAGAGTTTTAAAACCCATTAAAGACATGACGCAAACAGTTAAGAGTATTTCAGGAAGTAATTTGAGCCTTCGTATCAATACAGAAGATGTTCAGGATGAACTGAGTGAATTGGCTAAAACCATTAATGGCATGATGGATAAGATAGAAAATTCCTATAACAGGCAGCAGCAGTTTGTTTCGGATGCATCTCATGAACTCAGGACACCAATAGCTGTTCTTCAAGGATATGCAGATATGCTAGACAGATGGGGAAAAAATGACCCTAATGTGCTTCTGGAGGCGATCAGCACTATAAAATCCGAAACGAATAACATGAGGGAGTTGGTGGAAAAACTTTTATTCCTTGCAAGATGTGATAAAAGTACATTAACCTTTCAAAAGGAGGATTTTGATCTGTCTGAACTTTTGGAGGAAATGGTCAAGGATACGGAAATAATAGTTAACTACCATGAAATAATAAAAGATATACAGGCGGGAATACATATACATGCAGATAGGAATAGGATAAAACAAGCAATTCGGGTGTTTATAGATAATGCAGTAAAATATACTCCTGAATATGGTAAGATATATATTGGTTTGTCTAAGGTGAAGGGGGATGCCCTAATTTCTATAAGTGATACAGGCATTGGAATTTCAAGCGAAGATATTTTCAAAATTTTTGATCGCTTTTATCGATCGGATAAATCGAGAACTAAGGAAAAAGGTGGGAGTGGGCTAGGACTAGCAATAGCTAAAGAAATTATTTCAGGGCATAACGGTAAAATCAAAGTTCGTAGTAAGGTGGATGAAGGCTCAGAATTTTCAATATATTTAAGTCTTCAATATGAGTAA
- a CDS encoding response regulator transcription factor, protein MGYRILIIEDELKIARFLELELVHEGYDVVLENDGRSGCDKALAEEFDLLILDLMLPCISGIEVCRRIRRQSQVPIIILTAKDDVSDKVMGLDTGANDYMTKPFAIEELLARMRGILKRYGTINVPNDSNVLSAGKLTLDPDKFKVTYDNEDIPLTKKEFQLLMYLMNNEGLLITREKILENIWGIDYMGLTNVTDVYIRYLRTKIDDKYGVKLIHTIRGMGYKFNNEGI, encoded by the coding sequence ATGGGATATAGAATTTTAATAATCGAAGATGAGTTGAAAATTGCGCGGTTTCTGGAATTGGAATTAGTTCACGAAGGCTATGATGTTGTTTTGGAAAACGATGGACGCAGCGGATGTGATAAAGCATTAGCGGAAGAGTTTGATCTACTCATTCTGGATTTGATGCTTCCATGTATTAGTGGTATTGAGGTGTGCAGGAGAATTCGCAGGCAGTCGCAAGTCCCTATTATTATATTGACAGCAAAAGATGATGTCTCAGATAAGGTAATGGGATTGGATACAGGGGCAAATGATTATATGACAAAGCCCTTCGCAATAGAAGAATTACTGGCAAGGATGAGAGGCATATTAAAAAGGTATGGAACAATAAATGTACCAAATGACAGTAATGTTTTGTCAGCCGGAAAACTGACACTTGACCCGGATAAATTTAAGGTAACGTATGATAATGAGGACATTCCACTGACTAAAAAGGAATTCCAGCTTCTTATGTACTTGATGAATAATGAAGGGCTGCTAATAACGCGGGAGAAAATCCTCGAAAATATTTGGGGTATAGATTATATGGGATTAACCAATGTTACAGACGTATATATACGGTATTTAAGGACAAAGATTGATGATAAATATGGGGTTAAATTAATACATACCATAAGAGGAATGGGGTATAAATTTAATAATGAGGGAATATAA
- a CDS encoding FAD:protein FMN transferase yields MFTKRSLFLYSRNIIEGVVLKIMNGDYEKTRDERLIEKQDYFMSTIVTQKIYGHNSLEAYNNVLVEIQELENLMSFFKDSSDVSILNRMAGKGVVKLSKKTIDVLACAKDHENICRGAFDITIAPIIDLWRRCGRLSKIPGQKEVEETLKCVDCRSLHVDRINNMASLAHEGQLVDLGGIAKGYAADIAVEIYAGMGIKSAIVDLGGNVFCVGNKPDGNPWTVGIQRPYAARGVSIAVLQVTNKTIVTSGDYERFIKVNGKNYHHIIDPRTGYPADSNLESATVICENSMKADILSTAAFVLGLNEGMEVIGKVNDVEAILVTKDKEVFITKGLRDCFHCLDSGNDYKYYIY; encoded by the coding sequence ATGTTTACTAAAAGAAGCTTGTTTTTATACTCGAGAAATATAATCGAAGGAGTAGTATTGAAAATTATGAATGGAGACTATGAGAAAACAAGAGATGAAAGACTTATAGAAAAACAAGACTATTTTATGAGTACAATTGTTACGCAAAAAATATATGGTCATAATTCTTTAGAAGCATATAACAATGTTTTGGTAGAAATTCAGGAGTTAGAAAACTTGATGAGCTTCTTTAAAGATAGCAGCGATGTATCTATATTAAATAGAATGGCTGGCAAAGGTGTGGTCAAACTTTCCAAGAAAACAATAGATGTACTGGCTTGCGCTAAAGATCATGAAAATATTTGCAGAGGGGCGTTTGATATAACAATAGCACCAATTATCGATTTGTGGAGACGATGTGGAAGACTTTCGAAAATTCCCGGACAAAAAGAGGTAGAAGAAACGCTAAAGTGCGTTGATTGCAGATCACTTCATGTTGATAGGATTAATAATATGGCAAGTTTGGCACATGAAGGCCAGTTGGTAGACCTTGGAGGTATAGCTAAAGGTTATGCTGCGGATATTGCTGTTGAGATATATGCAGGTATGGGTATAAAATCTGCTATTGTAGATTTGGGAGGTAATGTGTTTTGTGTTGGAAACAAACCCGATGGCAATCCATGGACAGTGGGAATCCAGCGCCCTTATGCAGCAAGGGGAGTTAGTATAGCTGTACTGCAAGTGACTAATAAAACTATTGTTACTTCAGGCGATTATGAGAGATTTATTAAAGTGAATGGTAAGAACTATCACCATATAATAGATCCAAGGACAGGCTATCCTGCTGATTCTAATTTGGAGAGCGCTACAGTGATATGTGAGAATTCTATGAAGGCAGATATTTTATCTACAGCTGCTTTTGTTTTAGGGTTGAATGAGGGCATGGAGGTTATTGGTAAAGTTAATGATGTAGAAGCAATTTTGGTTACTAAGGATAAGGAAGTCTTTATAACGAAAGGATTGCGGGATTGCTTCCATTGCTTGGATTCGGGAAATGATTATAAGTACTATATATACTAA
- a CDS encoding FMN-binding protein: protein MLKKIIIIAISGVVLIGVVALAKYGIDAMRYEKLMSKLVVSDVDLQKVNDGTYNGYFNGYLVAANVDVTVKDHKITDIKLVKHKYERGKQAEAVVGKVLSAQTLKVDVVSGATNSSKTILKAIENALTGEKQ from the coding sequence GTGTTAAAGAAGATTATCATTATTGCCATTTCAGGGGTTGTTCTTATTGGAGTAGTCGCTTTGGCTAAATATGGAATTGATGCTATGAGATATGAAAAGTTGATGTCAAAATTAGTTGTATCTGATGTTGATTTGCAAAAAGTAAATGATGGTACTTATAACGGCTATTTTAATGGGTATCTTGTTGCTGCAAATGTAGACGTAACAGTAAAAGATCATAAGATAACTGACATAAAGCTTGTTAAACACAAATATGAAAGAGGAAAACAAGCTGAAGCAGTTGTCGGTAAGGTACTCTCTGCTCAAACACTTAAAGTTGATGTTGTTTCCGGAGCTACAAATAGTTCTAAAACCATTTTAAAAGCGATAGAAAATGCATTGACAGGAGAAAAACAATAG